A genomic region of Juglans regia voucher JREG20151001 chloroplast, complete genome contains the following coding sequences:
- the ndhF gene encoding NADH dehydrogenase subunit 5, with amino-acid sequence MEYTYQYSWIIPFIPVIIPMLIGVGLLLFPKATKNLRRMWAFPSVLLLSIVMIFSANLSIQQINNSYIYQYVWSWTINNDFSLEFSYLIDPLTSIMLILITTVGIMVLIYSDNYMSHDQGYLRFFAYMSFFNTSMLGLVTSSNLIQIYIFWELVGVCSYLLIGFWFTRPIAANACQKAFVTNRVGDFGLLLGILGLYWITGSFEFRDLFEIFNSLIYNNEVHFLFVTLCAFLLFSGAIAKSAQFPLHVWLPDAMEGPTPISALIHAATMVAAGIFLVARLLPLFMVIPYIMNIIALIGIITLLLGATLALAQKDIKRSLAYSTMSQLGYMMLALGIGSYRAALFHLITHAYSKALLFLGSGSIIHSMEAIVGYSPDKSQNMVLMGGLIKHVPITKTAFLLGILSLCGIPPLACFWSKDEILNDSWLYSPIFAIIAFSTAGLTAFYMFRIYLLTFEGSLNVNFQNYSGKTNNSFYSISLWGKDKEGKKIIKKDFRLLSLLTMNNNERISFLGKKTYPIDINIRKMTRPFITIAHFGIKNTFSYPHESDSTMLFPMLVLGIFTLFVGAIGIPLNQQGMDFDILSKLLTPAIIYQNSNNSVYWYEFVTNASFSLSIAYIGIFIASFLYKPVYSSLQNLNFRNSFLKSVPNRILWEKIINVIYDWSYNRGYIDVFYAISFNNGIRGLAQLTHFFDKRVIEGITNGVGITSFFVGEGIKYIGGGRISSYLLLYLFYVFIFLFIFIF; translated from the coding sequence ATGGAATATACATACCAATATTCATGGATCATACCTTTCATTCCAGTTATAATTCCTATGTTAATAGGGGTGGGACTTCTCCTTTTTCCGAAGGCAACAAAAAATCTTCGCCGCATGTGGGCTTTTCCTAGTGTTTTATTGTTAAGTATAGTTATGATTTTTTCAGCCAATCTGTCTATTCAGCAAATAAATAACAGTTATATCTATCAATATGTATGGTCTTGGACCATCAATAATGACTTTTCTTTAGAGTTCAGCTACTTGATCGATCCACTTACTTCTATTATGTTAATCTTAATTACTACTGTTGGAATTATGGTTCTTATTTATAGTGACAATTATATGTCTCATGATCAAGGATATTTGAGATTTTTTGCTTATATGAGTTTTTTCAATACTTCAATGCTGGGATTAGTGACTAGTTCTAATTTGATACAAATTTATATTTTTTGGGAATTAGTTGGAGTGTGTTCTTATCTATTAATAGGTTTTTGGTTCACACGACCGATTGCCGCGAATGCTTGTCAAAAAGCGTTTGTAACTAATCGTGTCGGGGATTTTGGTTTATTATTAGGAATTTTAGGTCTTTATTGGATAACGGGCAGTTTCGAATTTCGGGATTTGTTTGAAATATTCAATAGTTTGATTTATAATAATGAAGTTCATTTTTTATTTGTTACTTTGTGTGCCTTCTTATTATTTTCTGGTGCAATTGCTAAATCCGCTCAATTCCCCCTTCACGTATGGTTACCTGACGCTATGGAAGGACCTACTCCTATTTCAGCTCTTATACATGCTGCTACTATGGTAGCAGCAGGAATTTTTCTTGTCGCTCGGCTTCTTCCTCTTTTTATGGTTATACCTTACATAATGAATATAATAGCCTTAATAGGTATAATAACATTACTATTAGGAGCTACTTTAGCTCTTGCTCAAAAAGATATTAAGAGAAGTTTAGCCTATTCTACAATGTCTCAATTGGGTTATATGATGTTAGCTCTAGGTATTGGGTCTTATCGAGCTGCTTTATTTCATTTGATTACTCATGCTTATTCAAAAGCATTGTTGTTTTTAGGGTCCGGATCAATCATTCATTCAATGGAAGCTATTGTTGGATATTCTCCAGATAAAAGTCAAAATATGGTTCTTATGGGTGGTTTAATAAAACATGTGCCAATTACAAAAACTGCTTTTTTATTAGGTATACTTTCCCTTTGTGGTATTCCACCCCTTGCCTGTTTTTGGTCCAAAGATGAAATTCTTAATGATAGTTGGTTGTATTCACCGATTTTTGCAATAATAGCTTTTTCCACAGCAGGATTAACTGCATTTTATATGTTTCGGATCTATTTACTTACGTTTGAGGGCTCTTTAAATGTTAATTTTCAAAATTACAGCGGCAAAACAAATAACTCGTTTTATTCAATATCTCTATGGGGTAAAGATAAAGAAGGGAAAAAAATAATTAAAAAAGATTTTCGGTTATTATCTTTATTAACAATGAATAATAATGAAAGGATTTCTTTTTTGGGGAAGAAGACATATCCAATTGATATTAATATAAGAAAGATGACGCGACCCTTTATTACTATTGCTCATTTTGGCATTAAGAACACTTTTTCGTATCCCCATGAATCGGATAGTACTATGCTATTTCCTATGCTTGTATTAGGTATATTTACTTTGTTCGTTGGAGCCATAGGAATTCCTTTGAATCAACAAGGAATGGATTTTGATATATTATCAAAATTGTTAACTCCAGCTATAATATATCAAAATTCAAATAATTCTGTGTATTGGTATGAATTTGTGACAAATGCAAGTTTTTCATTGAGTATAGCTTATATCGGAATATTTATAGCGTCTTTTTTATATAAGCCTGTTTATTCATCTTTACAAAATTTGAACTTCCGAAATTCATTTCTTAAAAGTGTTCCCAATCGAATTCTTTGGGAAAAAATAATAAATGTGATATATGATTGGTCATATAATCGTGGTTACATAGATGTTTTTTATGCAATATCCTTCAATAACGGTATAAGAGGATTAGCTCAACTAACTCATTTTTTTGATAAACGAGTAATTGAAGGAATTACGAATGGAGTCGGTATTACAAGTTTTTTTGTCGGAGAGGGTATCAAATATATAGGTGGTGGCCGAATTTCTTCTTATCTCTTATTGTATTTATTTTATGTATTCATTTTTTTATTCATTTTCATTTTTTAA
- the rpl32 gene encoding ribosomal protein L32: MAVPKKRTSISKKRIRKNIWKRKGYWVALKVFSLAKSLSTGNSKSFFVQQEINN, translated from the coding sequence ATGGCAGTTCCAAAAAAACGTACTTCCATATCAAAAAAACGAATTCGTAAGAATATTTGGAAAAGGAAGGGGTATTGGGTAGCATTAAAAGTTTTTTCATTAGCGAAATCTCTTTCTACAGGGAATTCAAAAAGTTTTTTTGTACAACAAGAAATAAATAATTAA
- the ccsA gene encoding cytochrome c biogenesis protein — protein sequence MIFSILEHILTHISFSVVSIIISIRLIILLVNESVGLYDSSEKGIKTTFVCITGLLVTRWIYSRHLPLSDLYESFIFLSWSLSIIHMVPYLKKNINPLSAITAPSVIFTQGFATSGFLTEMHQSVLLVPALQSHWLMMHVSMMVFGYASLLCGSLLSVALIVITSRKVISLFEKSNNESFYFDEIQYMNERNNVLWNTSLISSRNYYRSQLIQQLDHWSYRIIGIGFIFLTIGILSGAVWANEAWGSYWNWDPKETWAFITWTVFAIYLHIRTNKNFEVVNSAIVASMGFLIIWICYFGVNLLGIGLHSYGSFTLTSN from the coding sequence ATGATATTTTCCATTTTAGAGCATATATTAACTCATATATCCTTTTCGGTTGTTTCAATTATAATTTCAATTCGTTTGATAATCTTATTAGTTAATGAAAGCGTAGGACTATATGATTCATCAGAAAAAGGCATAAAAACTACTTTTGTCTGTATAACAGGATTATTAGTTACTCGTTGGATTTATTCAAGGCATTTACCTTTAAGTGATTTATACGAATCATTCATTTTTCTTTCATGGAGTTTGTCCATTATTCATATGGTTCCGTATTTAAAAAAAAATATAAACCCTTTAAGCGCAATAACCGCGCCAAGTGTTATTTTTACCCAAGGCTTTGCTACTTCTGGTTTTTTAACCGAAATGCATCAATCCGTACTATTAGTACCCGCTCTCCAATCTCATTGGTTAATGATGCATGTAAGTATGATGGTATTTGGCTATGCATCTCTTTTATGTGGATCATTATTATCAGTAGCTCTTATAGTCATTACATCTCGCAAAGTCATAAGTCTTTTTGAGAAAAGCAATAATGAGTCGTTTTATTTTGATGAGATCCAATACATGAACGAAAGAAACAATGTTTTATGGAACACTTCCTTAATTTCTTCTAGGAATTATTATAGGTCTCAATTGATTCAACAATTGGATCATTGGAGTTATCGTATTATTGGTATAGGTTTTATCTTTTTAACCATAGGTATTCTTTCGGGAGCAGTATGGGCAAATGAGGCATGGGGCTCATATTGGAATTGGGATCCGAAAGAAACTTGGGCATTTATTACTTGGACCGTATTCGCGATTTATTTACATATTCGAACAAATAAAAATTTTGAGGTTGTAAATTCTGCAATTGTAGCCTCTATGGGATTTCTTATAATTTGGATATGCTATTTTGGGGTCAATCTATTAGGAATAGGGTTACATAGTTATGGTTCATTTACCCTAACATCTAACTGA
- the ndhD gene encoding NADH dehydrogenase subunit 4, translating to MYLVFTTNYFPWLTIVVVLPIFAGSLIIFLPHRGNKIIRWYTIFICTVELLLITYAFYYHFQLDDPLMQLTEDYKWINFFDFYWRLGIDGLSIGPILLTGFITTLATSAARPVTRDSRLFHFLMLAMYSGQIGSFSSRDLLLFFIMWELELIPVYLLLSVWGGKKRLYSATKFILYTAGSSVFLLMGVLSIGLYGSNEPTFNFEISVNQSYPVVLEIIFYIGFLIAFAVKSPIIPLHTWLPDTHGEAHYSTCMLLAGILLKMGAYGLVRINMELLPRAHSIFAPWLMIVGTLQIIYAASASPGQRNLKKRIAYSSVSHMGFIIIGIGSISDMGLNGAILQIISHGFIGAALFFLAGTSFDRIRLVYLDEMGGMAIPVPKIFTTFSILSMASLALPGMSGFVAELIVFFGLITSQKFFLITKILITFVMAIGMILTPIYSLSMLRQMFYGYKFFNAPNSYFFDSGPRELFVSISILLPVIGIGIYPDFVFSLSVDKVEDIISNYFYR from the coding sequence GTGTATCTTGTTTTTACTACGAATTATTTTCCTTGGTTAACAATAGTGGTAGTTTTGCCAATATTCGCGGGTTCCTTAATTATCTTTCTTCCTCATAGAGGAAATAAGATAATTAGGTGGTACACTATATTTATATGTACCGTAGAACTCCTTCTAATAACTTATGCATTCTATTATCATTTCCAATTGGACGATCCATTAATGCAACTGACGGAGGATTATAAATGGATCAATTTTTTTGATTTTTACTGGAGATTGGGAATAGATGGACTTTCTATAGGACCTATTTTGCTGACAGGATTTATCACCACTTTAGCTACTTCAGCGGCTCGGCCGGTTACTCGAGATTCCCGATTATTCCATTTCCTGATGTTAGCAATGTATAGTGGTCAAATAGGATCATTTTCTTCTCGAGACCTTTTACTTTTTTTCATCATGTGGGAGTTAGAATTAATTCCCGTTTATCTACTTCTATCCGTGTGGGGGGGAAAAAAACGTTTATATTCAGCTACAAAGTTTATTTTGTACACTGCAGGAAGTTCCGTTTTTTTATTAATGGGAGTTCTGAGTATCGGTTTATATGGTTCCAATGAACCAACATTCAATTTTGAAATATCAGTTAATCAATCTTATCCAGTAGTACTGGAAATAATATTCTATATTGGATTTCTTATTGCTTTTGCTGTCAAATCACCGATTATACCTTTACATACATGGTTACCAGACACCCATGGAGAGGCACATTACAGTACTTGTATGCTTCTAGCTGGAATATTATTAAAAATGGGAGCATATGGATTGGTTCGGATCAATATGGAATTATTGCCCCGCGCTCATTCTATATTTGCTCCCTGGTTGATGATAGTAGGCACACTTCAAATAATCTATGCAGCTTCAGCATCTCCTGGTCAACGTAATTTAAAAAAAAGAATAGCCTATTCCTCCGTATCTCATATGGGTTTCATAATTATAGGAATTGGCTCTATAAGTGATATGGGCCTCAATGGAGCCATTTTACAAATAATATCTCATGGCTTTATTGGCGCTGCACTTTTTTTCTTGGCAGGAACGAGTTTTGATAGAATACGTCTTGTTTATCTCGACGAAATGGGGGGAATGGCGATCCCAGTTCCAAAAATATTCACGACTTTCAGTATCTTATCGATGGCTTCCCTTGCATTACCGGGGATGAGTGGTTTTGTTGCAGAATTAATAGTATTTTTTGGACTAATTACCAGCCAAAAATTTTTTTTAATAACAAAAATACTAATTACATTTGTAATGGCAATTGGAATGATATTAACTCCTATTTATTCATTATCTATGTTACGCCAAATGTTCTATGGATACAAGTTTTTTAATGCTCCAAACTCTTATTTTTTTGATTCTGGACCGAGAGAGTTATTTGTTTCGATCTCTATCCTTTTACCTGTAATAGGTATTGGTATTTATCCGGATTTCGTTTTCTCACTATCCGTTGACAAGGTCGAAGATATTATATCTAATTATTTTTATAGATAA
- the psaC gene encoding photosystem I subunit VII, translated as MSHSVKIYDTCIGCTQCVRACPTDVLEMIPWDGCKAKQIASAPRTEDCVGCKRCESACPTDYLSVRVYLWHETTRSMGLAY; from the coding sequence ATGTCACATTCAGTAAAGATTTATGATACATGTATAGGGTGTACTCAATGTGTACGAGCCTGCCCCACAGATGTATTAGAGATGATACCTTGGGACGGATGTAAAGCTAAGCAAATTGCTTCTGCTCCAAGAACAGAAGACTGTGTTGGTTGTAAGAGATGTGAATCCGCCTGTCCAACGGATTACTTGAGTGTTCGAGTTTATTTATGGCATGAAACAACTCGAAGCATGGGCCTAGCTTATTGA
- the ndhE gene encoding NADH dehydrogenase subunit 4L translates to MMLEHVLVVSAYLFSIGIYGLITSRNMVRALMCLELILNAVNINFVTFSDFFDSRQLKGNIFSIFVIAIAAAEAAIGPAIVSAIYRNKKSTRINQSNLLNK, encoded by the coding sequence ATGATGCTCGAACATGTACTTGTTGTGAGTGCCTATTTATTTTCTATCGGTATTTATGGATTGATCACAAGTCGAAATATGGTTAGAGCCCTTATGTGTCTTGAACTTATACTGAATGCAGTTAATATAAATTTCGTAACATTTTCTGATTTTTTTGATAGTCGCCAATTAAAAGGAAATATTTTTTCAATTTTTGTTATAGCTATTGCAGCCGCTGAAGCAGCTATTGGACCAGCTATTGTTTCCGCAATTTATCGTAACAAAAAATCAACTCGTATCAATCAATCGAATTTGTTGAATAAGTAG
- the ndhG gene encoding NADH dehydrogenase subunit 6 — MDLPGPIHDFLLVFLGSGLILGGIGVVLLTNPIYSAFSLGLVLVCISLFYILSNSHFVAAAQLLIYVGAINVLIIFAVMFMNGSEYYKDFHLWTVGDGVTLLICTGIFVSLMTTILDTSWYGIIWTTRSNQIIEQDLISNSQQIGIYLSTDFFLPFELISIILLAALIGAIAVARQ; from the coding sequence ATGGATTTGCCCGGACCAATACATGATTTTCTTTTAGTCTTTTTGGGATCCGGTCTTATATTAGGAGGCATAGGGGTAGTATTACTTACCAACCCAATTTATTCTGCTTTTTCGTTGGGACTGGTTCTTGTTTGTATATCCTTATTCTATATTCTATCAAACTCTCATTTTGTAGCTGCCGCACAGCTCCTTATTTACGTGGGAGCTATAAATGTTTTAATTATATTTGCTGTCATGTTCATGAACGGTTCAGAATATTACAAAGATTTTCATCTTTGGACCGTTGGGGATGGCGTTACTTTGTTGATTTGTACAGGTATTTTTGTTTCACTAATGACTACTATTCTGGATACGTCATGGTACGGGATTATTTGGACTACAAGATCAAACCAAATTATAGAGCAAGATTTGATAAGTAACAGTCAACAAATTGGAATTTATTTATCAACAGATTTTTTTCTTCCATTTGAACTCATTTCGATAATTCTTTTAGCTGCTTTGATAGGCGCAATTGCTGTGGCCCGCCAGTAA
- the ndhI gene encoding NADH dehydrogenase subunit I, whose translation MFPMVTGVMNYGQQTVRAARYIGQSFMITLSHANRLPVTIQYPYEKLITSERFRGRIHFEFDKCIACEVCVRVCPIDLPVIDWKLETNIRKKRLLNYSIDFGICIFCGNCVEYCPTNCLSMTEEYELSTYDRHELNYNQIALGRLPMSVIDDYTIRTILNSPKKNK comes from the coding sequence ATGTTTCCTATGGTAACTGGGGTCATGAATTATGGTCAACAAACAGTACGAGCTGCAAGGTACATTGGTCAAAGTTTCATGATTACCTTATCCCATGCAAATCGTTTACCTGTAACTATTCAATATCCTTATGAAAAATTAATCACATCAGAACGTTTCCGCGGTCGAATCCATTTTGAGTTTGATAAATGTATTGCTTGTGAAGTATGTGTTCGTGTATGCCCTATAGATCTACCTGTTATTGATTGGAAATTGGAAACTAATATTCGAAAGAAACGGTTGCTTAATTACAGTATTGATTTCGGAATCTGTATATTTTGTGGTAACTGTGTTGAGTATTGTCCAACAAATTGTTTATCAATGACTGAAGAATATGAGCTTTCTACTTATGATCGTCATGAATTGAATTATAATCAAATTGCCTTGGGTCGTTTACCAATGTCAGTAATTGACGATTATACAATTCGAACAATTTTAAATTCACCTAAAAAAAATAAGTAA
- the ndhA gene encoding NADH dehydrogenase subunit 1, whose translation MIIDTTEIQDINSFYRVESLKGVYGIISALVPILTLVLGITIGVLVIVWLEREISAGLQQRIGPEYAGPLGILQALADGTKLLFKENLLPSRGDTSLFSIGPSIAVISILLSYLVIPFDYRLVLTDLNIGVFLWIAVSSIAPIGLLMSGYGSNNKYSFLGGLRAAAQSISYEIPLTLCVLSISLRVSNSLSTVDIVEAQSKYGFLGWNLWRQPIGFIVFLISSLAECERLPFDLPEAEEELVAGYQTEYSGIKFGLFYVASYLNLLVSSLFVTVLYLGGWNISIPYILVSEFFEINKARWVFGTTIGIFITLAKTYLFLFIPITTRWTLPRLRIDQLLNLGWKFLLPISLGNLLLTTSFQLLSL comes from the exons ATGATAATTGATACAACGGAAATACAAGATATTAATTCTTTTTACAGAGTAGAATCTTTAAAAGGGGTCTATGGAATTATATCGGCGCTTGTCCCTATTTTGACTCTTGTATTGGGAATCACAATAGGCGTATTAGTAATTGTATGGTTAGAAAGAGAAATATCCGCAGGGCTACAACAACGTATTGGACCTGAATACGCCGGTCCTTTAGGAATTCTTCAAGCTCTAGCAGATGGGACAAAACTACTTTTCAAAGAGAATCTTCTTCCATCTAGAGGAGATACTAGTTTATTTAGTATCGGACCATCCATAGCAGTCATATCCATTCTGCTAAGTTATTTAGTAATTCCTTTTGACTATCGTCTTGTTTTAACCGATCTCAATATTGGAGTTTTTTTATGGATTGCGGTTTCAAGTATTGCTCCCATTGGACTTCTTATGTCAGGATATGGTTCAAATAATAAATATTCCTTTTTAGGTGGTCTACGAGCTGCTGCTCAATCGATTAGTTATGAAATACCATTAACTCTATGTGTATTATCAATATCTCTACGTG TATCTAACAGTTTAAGTACAGTTGATATAGTTGAGGCTCAATCAAAATATGGTTTTTTGGGGTGGAATTTGTGGCGTCAACCTATAGGGTTTATCGTTTTTCTAATTTCTTCCCTAGCAGAATGTGAGAGATTACCTTTTGATTTACCAGAAGCAGAAGAAGAATTAGTAGCAGGTTATCAAACCGAATATTCGGGCATTAAATTTGGTTTATTTTATGTTGCTTCCTATCTAAACCTATTAGTTTCTTCATTATTTGTAACAGTTCTTTACTTGGGCGGTTGGAATATCTCTATTCCGTACATATTGGTTTCTGAGTTTTTTGAAATAAATAAAGCACGCTGGGTCTTTGGAACGACAATTGGTATCTTTATTACATTAGCCAAAACTTATTTGTTCTTGTTCATTCCTATCACAACAAGATGGACTTTACCTAGGCTAAGAATAGACCAACTATTAAATTTGGGATGGAAATTTCTTTTACCTATTTCTCTTGGTAATCTATTATTAACAACTTCTTTCCAACTTCTTTCACTGTAA
- the ndhH gene encoding NADH dehydrogenase subunit 7, with translation MNIPATRKDLMIVNMGPHHPSMHGVLRLIVTLDSENVIDCEPILGYLHRGMEKIAENRTIIQYLPYVTRWDYLATMFTEAITVNGPEQLGNIQIPKRASYIRVIMLELSRIASHLLWLGPFMADIGAQTPFFYIFREREFIYDLFEAATGMRMMHNYFRIGGVAADLPHGWIDKCLDFCNYFLTGVTEYQKLITRNPIFLERVEGVGIIGRDEVINWGLSGPMLRASGIQWDLRKVDHYECYDELDWEVQWQKEGDSLARYLVRIGEMTESIKIIQQALEGIPGGPYENLELRYFDRERYPEWHDFEYRFISKKPSPIFELPKQELYVRVEAPKGELGIFLIGDQSGFPWRWKIRPPGFINLQILPQLVKRMKLADIMTILGSIDIIMGEVDR, from the coding sequence ATGAATATACCAGCTACAAGAAAAGATCTCATGATAGTCAATATGGGCCCCCACCACCCGTCAATGCATGGTGTTCTTCGACTCATCGTTACTCTGGACAGTGAAAATGTTATTGACTGTGAACCAATATTGGGTTATTTACACAGGGGGATGGAAAAAATTGCGGAAAACCGAACAATTATACAATATCTTCCTTATGTAACTCGTTGGGATTATTTAGCTACTATGTTCACAGAAGCAATAACTGTAAATGGGCCAGAACAGTTAGGAAATATTCAAATACCTAAAAGAGCCAGTTATATCAGAGTAATTATGTTGGAATTGAGTCGTATAGCTTCTCATCTGTTATGGCTCGGCCCCTTTATGGCAGATATTGGTGCACAAACTCCTTTCTTCTATATTTTCAGAGAAAGAGAATTTATATATGATCTATTCGAAGCTGCCACTGGTATGAGAATGATGCATAATTATTTTCGTATCGGAGGGGTAGCGGCTGATCTACCTCATGGGTGGATAGATAAATGTTTGGATTTCTGCAATTATTTTTTAACAGGAGTTACTGAATATCAAAAACTTATTACACGAAATCCTATTTTTTTAGAACGCGTTGAAGGTGTAGGCATTATTGGTAGAGACGAAGTAATAAATTGGGGTTTATCAGGACCAATGTTGCGAGCTTCCGGAATACAATGGGATCTTCGTAAAGTTGATCATTATGAGTGTTATGACGAATTGGATTGGGAAGTCCAATGGCAAAAAGAAGGGGATTCATTAGCTCGTTATTTAGTCCGAATTGGTGAAATGACAGAATCCATAAAAATTATTCAACAGGCTCTAGAAGGAATTCCGGGGGGGCCCTATGAGAATTTAGAACTTCGATACTTTGATAGAGAAAGGTATCCAGAATGGCATGATTTTGAATATCGATTCATTAGTAAAAAACCTTCTCCTATTTTTGAATTGCCGAAACAAGAACTTTATGTAAGAGTCGAAGCCCCAAAGGGTGAATTGGGAATTTTTCTGATAGGGGATCAGAGTGGTTTTCCTTGGAGATGGAAAATTCGCCCGCCGGGTTTTATCAATTTGCAAATTCTTCCTCAGTTAGTTAAAAGAATGAAATTGGCTGATATTATGACAATACTAGGTAGCATAGATATCATTATGGGAGAAGTTGATCGTTGA
- the rps15 gene encoding ribosomal protein S15, with protein MIKNAFISIFSQEEKEENRGSVEFQVLSFTNKIRRLTSHLELHRKDYLSQRGLRKILGKRQRLLSYLSNKNRVRYKYLINQLGIRESKIS; from the coding sequence ATGATAAAAAATGCATTCATTTCAATTTTTTCGCAAGAAGAAAAAGAAGAAAACAGGGGATCCGTTGAATTCCAAGTATTGAGTTTCACCAATAAAATAAGAAGACTTACTTCACATTTAGAATTGCACAGAAAAGACTATTTATCTCAAAGGGGTCTACGTAAAATTCTGGGAAAACGTCAACGGTTGCTGTCTTATTTGTCAAATAAAAATAGAGTACGTTATAAATACTTAATTAATCAATTGGGTATTCGGGAATCAAAAATTAGTTAA